A single window of Methanoculleus oceani DNA harbors:
- the darG gene encoding type II toxin-antitoxin system antitoxin DNA ADP-ribosyl glycohydrolase DarG: MVDILVGDIFQSKAQTLVNTVNCVGVMGKGIALLFKQRYPDMYRDYVRRCKNNQVKPGIPYHYSDVFGNSIINFPTKDHWRSSSRIEDIVTGLDYFVANYKDWGIQSVAFPPLGCGNGGQNWRIIGRIMYQKLSEVEIPVEIYAPFGTPPIELSKEFLSQKVLLEDYNHINPRRNELTPEKLAILEVLSRLENQTHTATVGRVIFQKICFIITETGLDTKFKFQKGYFGPFSPEDVKKTIHHFANSNLIVENQNGRMIVVSTGPEYPKIRQKYTKQLAELEPEIEKTVDLFSRIRNTEQAEEVTTVYYAYKELMEKRSGRPISEQELFDYIFSWKKGWNNPQKCRKIASAIRNLAMLKWITVKFSSELPVGEVL, translated from the coding sequence ATGGTGGATATCCTGGTTGGAGACATTTTCCAGAGCAAGGCACAGACACTGGTAAATACCGTGAACTGTGTGGGTGTTATGGGGAAAGGGATTGCTCTACTCTTCAAACAAAGATATCCCGATATGTATCGTGATTACGTCAGAAGGTGCAAGAACAACCAGGTCAAACCCGGGATCCCGTACCATTACAGCGATGTGTTTGGCAATTCGATAATTAACTTTCCAACGAAAGACCACTGGCGCTCATCATCCCGCATCGAGGATATTGTTACGGGATTAGACTATTTCGTCGCTAATTACAAAGACTGGGGTATACAATCTGTTGCATTTCCGCCGCTAGGGTGCGGGAACGGCGGTCAGAACTGGCGTATTATCGGCCGTATCATGTACCAAAAATTATCGGAGGTTGAGATCCCGGTTGAGATATATGCTCCATTTGGAACACCGCCTATTGAGTTAAGTAAGGAATTCCTCTCTCAAAAGGTTCTCCTCGAAGACTATAATCATATAAATCCCAGGCGAAATGAACTAACGCCGGAAAAGCTTGCAATCCTCGAGGTGCTGAGCCGGCTTGAAAACCAGACACATACAGCAACGGTGGGGAGGGTTATTTTTCAGAAGATTTGCTTTATTATTACTGAAACAGGGCTGGATACAAAGTTCAAATTTCAGAAAGGTTACTTCGGGCCGTTTTCACCAGAGGATGTCAAAAAGACAATCCATCATTTTGCAAATAGCAATCTGATCGTTGAGAATCAGAACGGTCGCATGATAGTCGTTTCAACAGGCCCCGAATATCCAAAAATACGGCAAAAATATACGAAGCAATTGGCTGAGCTTGAGCCGGAGATAGAGAAGACTGTCGATCTGTTCAGTAGAATAAGAAATACAGAACAAGCTGAAGAAGTAACTACAGTCTATTATGCATACAAAGAACTAATGGAGAAAAGATCCGGAAGGCCGATATCTGAGCAAGAATTGTTTGACTATATCTTCTCGTGGAAAAAGGGATGGAATAACCCTCAAAAGTGCAGGAAGATCGCTTCTGCAATCCGCAATCTCGCGATGTTGAAGTGGATCACGGTTAAATTTAGTAGTGAGTTGCCGGTTGGTGAGGTACTATAA
- a CDS encoding DUF365 domain-containing protein, translating to MSEIVGVTFPVPKHLMPRFFQDGKTVFIKPATVFKELRSGMKLVFYQSHEDTGYVGEATIKRIVINEDPLAFFETFGDAVFLTREEAKAYVESQERWQGVRVRKEAPRKRSWMALELADIREYDTVKKPERFVPVGGRYLRE from the coding sequence ATGAGTGAGATTGTCGGCGTCACCTTCCCCGTCCCGAAACACCTCATGCCCCGGTTCTTTCAGGACGGTAAAACCGTCTTCATCAAGCCCGCCACCGTCTTCAAAGAACTCCGGAGCGGCATGAAACTCGTCTTCTACCAGTCCCATGAGGATACCGGCTACGTCGGGGAGGCGACGATCAAGCGGATCGTTATCAACGAAGATCCGCTCGCGTTCTTCGAAACCTTCGGCGATGCGGTCTTCCTCACCCGGGAGGAGGCCAAAGCCTACGTCGAAAGCCAGGAACGGTGGCAGGGGGTTCGGGTCAGGAAGGAGGCGCCCCGGAAGCGGTCCTGGATGGCGCTCGAACTCGCGGATATCCGGGAGTACGACACGGTCAAGAAACCCGAGCGGTTCGTCCCGGTCGGGGGAAGGTATCTGCGAGAATAA
- a CDS encoding ATP-dependent helicase, with translation MSLSPDKLTEKILNEPRPLSDRQRRAVLCDRTHIRIIAGAGAGKTETLTRRIVYLLLIQQVEPSAIVAFTFTEKAAQSMKSRVYERVKHLGGDEICARLGEMFIGTIHGYCYRLLEEHFGYGDWGVLDDKQEMAYLMRVGWALGLGRSGYYATNCEDFVNSLNVYYGEMIPEGNLRKKKDRELLEKLRRYEASLDQHKRLTFNRMVQLAVENLQHRPEVAEHVKYLIVDEYQDINRAQDELIRLIGLGGSIFVVGDPRQTIYQWRGSDELYFEEFTTRYPEAVTIHITENRRSTVAVIETANGFSDTFEDQHYDHMDPVRREQGGAYLAEMQSDITEVDWIADQIQALVREEKCNYSDIALLFRSVSTSAPPFIDEFRRRDIPFVVGGKVGLFRRPEILGIGQLFAWLWEDGFWQQGKWSRLPALRGEDLLEEAVENWNQGVPDLALGASDVVNLRRWKDSVLNSTYDNFSQVFGELLILLRHHELDPDDIRHAVVMANLGRFNTLLTDYETAIMLGGRRRNWEADLKGLCWYLNTYASSKYEEQTGDDIGGVDAVQLVTIHQSKGLEWPLVFVPCMVRQRFPSSMVGRGRTWLISPELFDVAKYEGDLESERKLMYVGLTRAKDAAVVSYFTSMNGRRKGQSAFVNDIKDLPHVEPLSQRDTLPDHDYAIGGAVDELRTFTAGEIVDYGKCGYFYRLRHLWGYQPGLTDYLGYGQTLHFCLREAADLMKNEGLSPMIAVATAVDRNFYMPFMTEGRMEKIKHAAKNHLMRFAEKYRDDMLRIREVETRVEFPVQNAIVAGKVDVILHDGDAVEVRDYKTSDTATTPEDSALQVQLYTRGLCVVGETVSRGSVAFLEEAAVDTVDVTEQAVAGTMARVEEDIGRILSGDFTACPGAVCERCDYQGICRWRA, from the coding sequence ATGTCCCTTTCCCCTGACAAACTCACCGAAAAAATCCTCAACGAACCCAGGCCTCTTTCTGATCGACAACGGCGTGCCGTCCTCTGCGATCGCACTCACATCCGTATCATTGCAGGCGCAGGGGCTGGAAAGACAGAGACTCTGACCCGGCGGATTGTCTACCTCCTCCTCATACAACAGGTGGAGCCGTCTGCAATTGTCGCTTTCACGTTCACGGAAAAAGCAGCACAGAGTATGAAGAGCCGTGTGTACGAGCGTGTGAAGCACCTTGGCGGAGATGAGATCTGTGCCCGCCTCGGGGAGATGTTCATTGGCACCATTCACGGCTACTGCTATCGTCTTCTGGAGGAGCACTTCGGGTACGGGGACTGGGGCGTGCTTGATGACAAGCAAGAGATGGCGTACCTTATGCGGGTTGGGTGGGCCCTGGGGCTCGGGCGATCCGGATATTATGCCACCAACTGTGAGGATTTTGTTAACTCTCTGAATGTCTACTACGGCGAGATGATTCCGGAGGGGAATTTGAGGAAAAAGAAAGATAGAGAGCTCCTTGAAAAACTGCGCCGTTACGAGGCATCACTGGATCAGCATAAGCGGCTTACCTTCAACCGCATGGTGCAGCTTGCAGTGGAGAACCTGCAGCACCGTCCTGAAGTGGCAGAACACGTAAAATACCTCATTGTCGACGAATACCAAGACATTAACCGCGCACAGGACGAACTCATCCGGCTGATTGGACTGGGAGGGAGCATCTTCGTTGTCGGCGATCCACGGCAAACAATTTACCAGTGGCGTGGTTCCGACGAACTGTATTTCGAGGAATTTACTACGCGGTACCCGGAGGCGGTCACCATCCACATAACCGAGAACCGCCGTTCGACCGTAGCAGTGATCGAGACGGCTAACGGGTTCTCGGACACGTTTGAGGACCAGCACTACGACCACATGGATCCGGTTCGCCGTGAGCAGGGCGGGGCGTATCTGGCAGAGATGCAGAGCGATATAACCGAGGTAGACTGGATTGCGGATCAGATTCAGGCGCTTGTTAGAGAAGAGAAATGCAACTACAGTGATATCGCGCTCCTCTTTCGGAGTGTAAGCACCTCGGCTCCCCCCTTTATCGATGAGTTCAGGCGCCGTGATATACCCTTTGTCGTTGGCGGAAAAGTGGGCTTGTTCCGCCGGCCAGAGATCCTGGGCATAGGACAGTTGTTTGCATGGCTGTGGGAAGATGGGTTCTGGCAGCAGGGCAAGTGGTCAAGGTTGCCTGCTCTCCGAGGTGAGGATCTGCTTGAAGAGGCGGTGGAGAACTGGAATCAGGGTGTTCCAGATCTGGCGCTGGGGGCTTCCGATGTAGTAAACCTTCGCCGCTGGAAGGATTCAGTGCTGAACAGTACCTACGATAACTTCTCTCAGGTCTTCGGAGAACTGCTCATTCTGCTCAGGCATCATGAGCTCGATCCTGATGATATACGCCATGCGGTTGTCATGGCGAATCTGGGCCGGTTCAATACACTCCTGACCGACTACGAAACGGCAATTATGCTTGGGGGGCGGCGCAGGAACTGGGAGGCCGACCTGAAAGGGCTGTGCTGGTACCTGAACACCTACGCGTCCTCGAAGTACGAAGAGCAGACCGGCGACGACATCGGCGGCGTGGACGCTGTGCAGCTAGTTACAATTCACCAGAGCAAAGGTCTGGAGTGGCCGCTGGTATTTGTGCCTTGCATGGTCCGGCAACGGTTCCCGTCAAGCATGGTGGGCAGAGGGAGAACCTGGCTCATATCCCCGGAGCTCTTCGATGTGGCGAAATACGAGGGAGATCTGGAGAGCGAACGCAAACTCATGTACGTGGGGCTGACCCGGGCGAAGGACGCGGCTGTGGTGAGTTACTTCACGTCCATGAACGGGCGAAGAAAGGGACAGAGCGCTTTTGTAAATGACATCAAGGATCTGCCTCACGTCGAACCTCTCTCACAGAGAGACACATTGCCGGATCATGACTATGCGATCGGCGGCGCTGTGGACGAACTGCGTACATTTACTGCCGGTGAGATTGTGGACTACGGGAAGTGCGGCTACTTCTACAGGCTTCGGCATCTCTGGGGATACCAGCCGGGTCTCACCGACTATCTGGGGTACGGGCAGACCTTGCACTTCTGCCTCCGGGAAGCTGCGGACCTGATGAAGAACGAGGGTCTGTCTCCGATGATTGCGGTGGCAACGGCAGTGGACCGGAACTTCTACATGCCGTTCATGACCGAGGGACGAATGGAGAAGATTAAGCACGCAGCAAAGAACCATCTAATGAGATTTGCGGAGAAGTACCGCGACGATATGCTCCGGATCCGGGAAGTGGAGACGAGGGTCGAATTCCCGGTGCAGAACGCCATTGTGGCCGGGAAGGTGGATGTCATCCTCCATGATGGGGATGCTGTGGAGGTGCGCGACTACAAGACCTCCGACACGGCGACGACTCCCGAGGACTCGGCGCTCCAGGTGCAGCTTTACACCCGTGGCCTCTGCGTGGTCGGCGAAACCGTCTCCCGGGGTTCGGTGGCATTCCTCGAGGAGGCTGCTGTGGACACTGTGGATGTGACCGAGCAGGCCGTTGCAGGGACGATGGCACGTGTAGAGGAGGATATCGGACGGATTCTCTCGGGCGACTTCACGGCATGTCCGGGAGCGGTCTGTGAGCGGTGCGATTATCAGGGCATTTGCAGGTGGCGAGCATGA
- a CDS encoding phospholipase D family protein yields the protein MADFLDAPGVSAAFIEIIKNAEEQIFIASPYISLTPHNKKYLQSIDDKKVPIDIVYRSDTNPKQEDLVFLKQLQSAQLYKCNDLHAKCYINEKFGVITSMNLYEHSQSNNWEMGVRFFRETDPDLYTQTLEEVERILQASSPESNDQTAAAVTASQRTYEPRKPTRTISPKLKAPPKKGLFEKVVDSVLGETAYCIRCGKTIDYNPEKPYCPKCFASWARFNNPDYKEKVCHKCGAKYATTKTRPVCNDCYKTYYR from the coding sequence ATGGCAGATTTCCTCGACGCACCGGGGGTAAGTGCAGCATTCATCGAGATCATCAAAAACGCTGAGGAGCAAATCTTCATCGCCTCTCCCTACATCAGCCTGACCCCGCACAACAAGAAATACCTCCAGAGCATTGACGACAAAAAGGTCCCCATCGACATCGTCTACCGGAGCGACACAAACCCTAAGCAGGAAGATCTGGTATTTCTCAAACAGTTGCAGAGCGCTCAACTCTACAAGTGCAACGACCTCCACGCCAAATGCTACATCAACGAAAAGTTCGGCGTAATCACCTCGATGAACCTCTACGAGCACTCTCAGAGCAACAACTGGGAGATGGGTGTCCGATTCTTCCGGGAGACCGATCCCGACCTCTACACTCAGACCCTCGAAGAAGTTGAAAGGATCCTGCAGGCAAGCAGCCCGGAGAGCAACGACCAAACGGCTGCAGCAGTCACCGCGAGTCAACGGACCTATGAGCCGAGAAAACCCACCAGAACCATATCACCGAAGCTGAAAGCCCCTCCGAAGAAAGGATTGTTTGAGAAGGTCGTGGATTCAGTGCTGGGAGAGACCGCGTACTGCATTCGGTGCGGGAAGACAATCGATTATAACCCGGAGAAGCCGTACTGCCCAAAGTGCTTTGCTTCCTGGGCCCGCTTCAACAACCCGGACTACAAGGAGAAGGTATGCCACAAGTGCGGGGCCAAATATGCAACGACAAAAACACGCCCGGTCTGCAATGACTGCTACAAGACCTACTATCGGTGA
- a CDS encoding site-specific DNA-methyltransferase: MIDMDPKTAKHQEERLKRHKQQLKQKLAELFQIDSPDLDFGVYRIMNQKRDEITRFMDKDLIEAVDAEFGKYDKESRTQIASELKELEQTIRNTYGDDALDVNGLKEEYRKAAKGKELHEKWQHLRRDAEEASMSDLQKAEIFAHLEEFFSRYYKDGDFLSLRRYAANEKYAVPYNGEEVLLHWANKDQYYIKTDRFLKGHGFDVGSYRVLFEVVQVEGQSNGNGKGRYFVLAGDDAVTYDEEKRLLTARFAQVPLSDDDLLSRFPPGAGRQKPNQDDIVAGLVAEVLQGHGIPKGLIDALQTNERDTDRNPRLYKHVMSFTKENTSDFFIHKDLGGFLRQELDFYIKNEVFRLDDLGTENEVAVERYVKRAKVLKSIAHRIIDFLAQLEDFQKTLWEKKKFVIRTGYCMTLDHVPEEFYPEILANERQLAEWLSLYGIGEAKGGQKTLAGDRVDEAFLQSHPYLVIDTAFFDKDFTDRLLEHLQHPDGTPVEDLDEAIGGLMIKSENWQALNLLQERYREQVKCIYIDPPYNTGNDEFIYRDNYQHSSWLSMMGDRLQLSKPLMHNSSTIWISNDDNENFEIINLLYGVFGEKNFFSEIIVRANSRGQTYKPIAKTHEYVSVFTKKDDEAEFFELEKSGVSDDLNMSDEIGNFNIRELRNRNPKFGKHNRPNLFYPVYVNPNIYDHDGFHPVYLSKEKDYCVEVLPLNSEGMESCWRWGKEKLSRNTSENPLRSNIVAKQKRTGEFGIYEKYRKTTYKPKSIWTENEFLTETGTIEIGNIGLGTLFSFPKPSSLIMQCVALSSKEGEVVLDYFAGSGTTAHAVLNLQKEDDSNRPYILVEIGDYFDSVIIPRIEKVMFSSNWKDGKPQDTDGQSHIFKYMELEQYEDTLNNIEFLDRDGHVQATIFGMSDYMLRYFLDVETRESPCRLNVDRLATPFAYTLRVRRDVGFDHVPVDEDGFREVTVDLVETFNYLLGLHVRRRVVRHQGGLIYRIVHGVLPDGKAVTIVWRNSPKNPVGHEQVLEADAAFITDEILREFPDTGVLYVNGHCFAPRATPLEPEFKKRMGA; the protein is encoded by the coding sequence ATGATTGATATGGATCCGAAGACAGCAAAACACCAGGAAGAACGGTTGAAACGACATAAACAGCAGTTGAAGCAAAAACTCGCCGAACTATTCCAGATAGACTCGCCGGACCTTGATTTCGGTGTCTACCGGATCATGAACCAGAAGCGGGACGAGATCACGCGGTTCATGGACAAAGACCTGATCGAGGCTGTCGATGCTGAGTTCGGGAAGTACGACAAGGAGAGCCGCACCCAGATCGCAAGCGAACTCAAGGAACTTGAGCAGACCATCCGCAACACGTACGGGGATGATGCCCTTGATGTAAATGGCCTGAAGGAGGAGTATCGAAAGGCGGCAAAAGGCAAAGAACTGCATGAAAAGTGGCAGCACCTCCGCCGCGATGCCGAAGAAGCCTCGATGAGCGATCTGCAGAAGGCAGAGATCTTTGCTCACCTGGAGGAGTTCTTCTCCCGCTACTACAAGGACGGTGACTTCCTCTCGCTCAGGCGGTATGCGGCGAACGAGAAGTACGCGGTGCCCTACAACGGCGAGGAGGTGCTGCTCCACTGGGCGAACAAGGACCAGTACTACATCAAGACCGATCGGTTCCTGAAAGGCCATGGATTCGACGTCGGATCGTATCGGGTGCTCTTCGAGGTGGTGCAGGTCGAAGGGCAGTCGAACGGGAACGGCAAGGGCCGGTACTTCGTGCTCGCGGGCGATGATGCGGTGACGTACGACGAAGAAAAACGGCTGCTCACCGCCAGGTTCGCCCAGGTGCCCCTCTCAGACGACGACCTCCTCAGTCGCTTCCCGCCCGGGGCCGGACGGCAGAAGCCGAACCAAGACGATATCGTGGCCGGGCTGGTGGCGGAGGTCCTGCAGGGTCATGGCATCCCGAAGGGGCTCATCGACGCCCTGCAAACGAACGAACGGGATACCGACAGGAACCCGCGGCTCTACAAGCACGTGATGAGTTTTACGAAGGAGAACACGAGCGACTTCTTCATCCACAAAGATCTCGGCGGGTTCCTCCGGCAGGAACTGGACTTCTACATCAAGAACGAGGTCTTCCGGCTGGACGACCTCGGGACGGAGAACGAGGTGGCGGTGGAGCGCTACGTGAAGCGGGCGAAGGTGCTGAAGTCCATCGCCCACCGGATCATCGACTTCCTAGCGCAACTTGAGGACTTCCAGAAGACGCTCTGGGAGAAGAAGAAGTTCGTCATCCGGACCGGCTACTGCATGACCCTCGACCACGTGCCGGAGGAGTTCTACCCCGAGATCCTGGCGAACGAGAGGCAGCTGGCCGAGTGGCTGAGCCTCTATGGTATCGGGGAGGCGAAGGGTGGACAGAAGACGCTTGCAGGCGACCGGGTCGATGAGGCATTCCTGCAGAGCCACCCCTACCTCGTCATCGACACGGCGTTCTTCGACAAAGACTTCACGGACCGGCTGCTCGAACATCTGCAACACCCGGATGGCACGCCGGTCGAGGACCTCGATGAGGCCATCGGCGGGCTGATGATCAAGAGCGAGAACTGGCAGGCGCTGAATCTCCTGCAGGAGCGGTACCGGGAGCAGGTGAAGTGCATCTACATCGATCCGCCGTATAATACGGGGAATGATGAGTTCATCTATCGGGATAACTACCAGCACAGCAGCTGGTTGAGTATGATGGGGGATAGGTTACAACTGTCAAAACCTTTGATGCATAATAGTTCTACAATTTGGATAAGCAATGACGATAATGAAAATTTTGAGATCATAAACTTATTATACGGCGTTTTTGGGGAGAAGAATTTTTTTTCTGAAATTATCGTTAGGGCAAATAGCCGTGGTCAGACATATAAGCCCATTGCAAAAACCCATGAATACGTTTCCGTATTCACAAAAAAGGATGATGAGGCTGAATTTTTCGAATTGGAAAAATCCGGAGTATCTGACGATCTTAATATGTCCGATGAGATAGGCAATTTTAATATCCGAGAACTCAGAAACCGTAACCCGAAGTTCGGGAAGCATAATCGTCCTAATCTATTCTATCCCGTATATGTGAATCCAAATATCTACGATCATGATGGCTTTCACCCTGTCTATTTAAGCAAAGAGAAGGACTATTGCGTGGAAGTTTTACCGCTTAATTCTGAAGGCATGGAAAGTTGTTGGAGATGGGGTAAAGAAAAATTATCCCGAAATACCTCTGAAAATCCACTTCGCTCTAACATTGTTGCAAAACAAAAGCGAACTGGAGAATTTGGTATTTATGAAAAATATCGGAAAACAACGTACAAACCAAAATCAATTTGGACTGAAAATGAGTTTTTGACAGAAACTGGAACCATTGAGATTGGAAATATTGGGTTAGGCACATTGTTCAGTTTCCCCAAGCCTTCGTCTCTAATAATGCAGTGTGTTGCCCTATCTTCGAAAGAAGGTGAAGTAGTCCTCGACTACTTTGCAGGTTCGGGTACTACAGCTCATGCGGTGCTAAACCTGCAAAAAGAAGATGATAGTAATCGCCCTTACATTCTCGTCGAAATTGGAGATTATTTTGATTCGGTGATCATACCTCGAATAGAAAAAGTCATGTTCTCCTCCAACTGGAAGGACGGCAAACCCCAGGACACCGACGGCCAGAGCCACATCTTCAAGTACATGGAACTGGAGCAGTACGAGGACACGCTCAACAACATCGAGTTCCTGGACCGGGACGGCCACGTGCAGGCCACCATCTTCGGCATGAGCGACTACATGCTCCGCTACTTCCTCGACGTCGAGACCCGGGAGAGCCCGTGCCGGCTGAACGTGGACCGGCTGGCAACGCCGTTCGCCTACACCCTCCGGGTCCGCCGCGATGTGGGGTTCGACCATGTCCCGGTTGACGAGGACGGATTCCGTGAGGTAACCGTGGACCTTGTCGAGACCTTCAACTACCTCCTCGGGCTGCACGTCCGGCGCCGGGTGGTCAGACACCAGGGCGGCCTCATCTATCGGATCGTCCACGGTGTCCTCCCCGACGGCAAGGCCGTCACCATCGTCTGGCGCAACTCCCCGAAGAACCCCGTTGGTCATGAGCAAGTGCTAGAAGCGGATGCGGCGTTCATCACCGACGAGATCCTCAGAGAGTTCCCCGATACCGGTGTTCTCTACGTCAACGGCCACTGCTTCGCACCTCGGGCAACGCCCCTCGAGCCCGAGTTCAAGAAACGCATGGGGGCATGA
- a CDS encoding nuclease-related domain-containing protein — protein sequence MVVVHGISGSTQYLLDGLKPVDGRSLGTFEDIHHFYSNYTGILTETEAAVNAQLDERIAGLSDTEVQLDTRIQEGIARRTAEVDTEIAELRTKSDNAANILARWGYTVKCWIAVSLRSRHITRPFNALKSELCGVQNERAMLILKRAELVNKECGNIIANHAFIADNLSFYIGAIGEEAVITALSRLPDEYHLFNDVNLRFHPPIHWREMNDYIKSSQIDHIVVGPTGLFVVETKNWKFSDIEKKSDKLVYQVRRSSLALWYYLRKNYARNDVPKTRNVIVSVQGCRPGQRLDPHIDITTPNRLCEYITTRANTLPTGAVDRLVAVIGRAV from the coding sequence ATGGTCGTAGTTCATGGGATATCCGGGAGTACGCAGTACCTGCTGGATGGACTGAAACCTGTCGATGGAAGAAGTCTGGGGACATTTGAAGATATCCACCACTTTTACAGCAATTATACCGGGATCCTGACCGAGACCGAAGCAGCGGTAAATGCCCAACTGGACGAGAGGATAGCCGGCCTGAGCGACACTGAAGTCCAGCTCGATACCCGGATTCAGGAGGGCATTGCCCGGCGTACGGCAGAAGTTGATACAGAGATCGCCGAACTCAGGACGAAGAGCGACAATGCGGCGAACATCCTGGCACGATGGGGCTATACAGTCAAGTGCTGGATAGCGGTCTCTCTACGGTCCAGGCATATAACCCGCCCCTTCAATGCCCTGAAGTCGGAACTGTGCGGCGTTCAAAACGAGAGAGCGATGCTGATCCTGAAGAGGGCGGAACTTGTCAACAAAGAGTGCGGCAACATTATTGCGAACCATGCGTTTATTGCCGATAATCTCTCGTTTTATATCGGTGCCATCGGGGAGGAGGCGGTCATCACCGCCCTCTCCCGGCTGCCTGATGAGTACCATCTGTTCAACGATGTGAACCTGCGTTTTCATCCTCCCATCCACTGGAGAGAGATGAATGACTACATCAAGTCGAGCCAGATCGATCACATCGTCGTAGGGCCGACGGGTCTCTTCGTCGTGGAGACGAAGAACTGGAAGTTCTCAGACATTGAGAAGAAATCTGACAAACTGGTCTACCAGGTGAGACGATCAAGCCTGGCGCTCTGGTACTACCTGCGGAAGAACTATGCACGAAATGACGTGCCGAAGACCCGTAACGTTATCGTTTCGGTGCAGGGTTGCCGTCCCGGCCAGAGGCTGGATCCCCACATCGATATCACCACCCCTAACAGGCTCTGCGAATACATAACGACAAGAGCGAACACCCTGCCGACGGGTGCGGTTGATCGGTTGGTCGCCGTGATCGGTCGGGCGGTATGA
- a CDS encoding DUF4433 domain-containing protein: MHEYIQELQYIVAITNIPSILENGILCYEMASTVAHTSVALGEVQERRAKKRIPGGLPLHRYVNLYLNARNPMLFRLMKNVSEDLCILRIDRGVIEHLGVVLTDRNASSDYVTFYTLSESVGKLDVERIYARYWKHDDQIEEWEHKSIICAEVLVPHIVTAKHIVGAYVTSEHSKESLLRAGFDREILVYPDMFFNMQIRRRER, translated from the coding sequence ATGCATGAATACATCCAGGAGCTTCAATATATAGTCGCTATCACAAATATTCCTTCGATACTAGAGAACGGAATTTTGTGCTATGAAATGGCTTCAACTGTAGCACATACTTCTGTTGCATTGGGAGAGGTGCAGGAGCGGAGGGCGAAAAAAAGAATCCCTGGGGGTCTGCCTCTTCACAGATATGTGAACCTCTACTTAAATGCCAGGAATCCAATGCTATTTCGTTTGATGAAAAATGTCTCGGAGGATCTTTGTATTTTAAGGATTGATAGGGGTGTGATCGAGCATCTTGGTGTTGTGCTGACGGACAGAAATGCTTCGAGCGATTATGTAACATTCTACACACTTTCGGAATCCGTGGGAAAGCTTGATGTGGAAAGAATCTATGCAAGATATTGGAAGCATGATGATCAGATTGAAGAATGGGAACATAAAAGCATTATATGTGCGGAAGTCCTGGTTCCGCATATTGTAACTGCAAAACATATTGTGGGAGCGTATGTGACAAGTGAACACTCAAAGGAGAGTTTACTAAGAGCGGGCTTTGATCGAGAGATCCTGGTCTACCCGGACATGTTCTTTAATATGCAGATTCGAAGGAGGGAGAGATAA